The nucleotide sequence ctaactgcatctgctttgcgtctgcattcattgcaaacatcgcgcagcgatgcgttgcttacaacgaatgctgacaaaaagcaaatgcagttagcacagttgctgaggcaaccgacgatatgtaaaTGAGGCAAACCAGTTTTAAAGTAAACTCATAAGTccaagcatttcacaaagaatggGAAACTCTGTCATCCATTAAAAAACTTTCAATTTGTCAAGTTGTCTCAGATTCTCTATAATTCCGAAAGATTATTTGAAACGTTTTtagtgggcgtggcctaaatttcATCAGGAAAATTTGAAGTTCTTCTGCTATAATTCCTACTTTCTAATTTAATCAAAAGATGTTTGGTTgaagttttgttaaattttgatcGTTAATTTTGGAAACATTAATGGACAGAGCTTACTTGGGCCTAATACTCCTCAGCCCTCTGTAACATAAATACCCGAATTTATTAACAGGTCATAACTTTGGAGAAACATCGCAAAGGATGCAAGAATGAGAATGAGTCCTTTGTCCAAGTTCGACAAATTTATCCAACAACTCCCATTCAATATCTTTGGGATATTTTTGTCAATTGTAAAGGTGATAGCGAGTGGACGGTGGATTTAATACTGCAGGAAGAGACAATCTTGCCACAATTGAATGAATCCTCTTCCAACAATGATTTCTCTTGCTGTTGCGATGGAATTGAGTACAAGGAGATTCCATGGGACAGTACAACGAGTGAAATTCCTTCTGAGCCAAAAAAATCCAAGGATGAAGTTAACATTCCAACGCCTCAACGTCAAAGGAACCAAAGGACAAAGAATGTGGAGAATGAGGATTTGGCAGCTGCCAAGAGGCATATTGAGGAGTTGATTAGCATCAAGGATGAGCACTATTCGGATCACGTGAGGAAGATTCGGGATATTCGAAGGGGTATTTTTCCGTCTCCTTCAACGACTTCCGAGATGACAGTTGAATCACCAGAGATTGCTGAGATGGGAGCTTGTGGATTGGCGAGGGAGGATTCTCCGTCGTCGGAGGGGTCTGATCCGGAGGCAGAAGAAGTTATTGAGGTGGATTTGGGGGATACTCTGATCAATCAAATGGAGAATATCTTCGTGACCGATTCGGGGGTCTATGAGAAGCCCAAAGATGTCAAAACTGCAGTATTCATGCCAGTATCTCTGCTGAGGCAACTTCATGCTCTCTGGCTAGAGTCTCTGTTCAATCAGTTGGAGGAACAGAGGCTGAAAGATCTCAAGGAAGATGAAGCATATGCTAGAACACTTCAAATGCAGGACTATGCCAAAAATCCGGATTCATTTCTGCAGGATGGAATGGGTTTGGGTGACAGAGCTGACATGGAATTTACCTGGGAGGCATACAAGAGAGAACAGTGGAAGGATACAACGCCAAAGGATTTGGCTTCTCAGCTCACGAGAGCCAAACTCTATGAGACCTTTCCGGAGGCCGATAAAGGAATTCTGGATGAGATCTTGGCATCAAACAATTACAAATTTGTTCCGACTGTTGAACTTTTGATGCAATCCCTGGGAACTGATAAGAAGAATGTAAAGGATAATAGCTTGAAGATCATCGAGGAGATTAAGCAAGAAAATGATAAGGTATGTGCAAAATACCTTTCTTAAGCTTTAAACCTTTTTTATTGGATAACTCGAAAACTTgaatttcagaaatattttataaattcatgaattaacattgaattttaagaaaatgagGTTAGGATTCTGATACAGAAtgaacataaccttcaaaaaCTGTTTAATCTTATTGAACGAAGTTAAGAAATCTCCGAAATTATCCATGAGACAAGAGAATAGAAGGCTGTGAATTATTGAATTaggttattatttttttttcataagataTTGAGTTCTAACCTTACAAAATTTCgatcaatttgaaatttgtaaTTCTGAAGAGCATTATTTTCGAAAGTGTTGTAAAATCTTATCATTACCAGTAGTACCAGGCTGTAAGAACAGAATTCATCTTCTAGCCATACTATAACCTCAAAGTTTATAAAACTTTTACAATAAACTTTTGaatttaacatatttatttaatttattttacagaaaatatgaATAACGAAATTTAGCTAAGCTTTTTCTTATGAATATCAGGTTTGGTTGATCTAGAATTAGGGGAATTAAGTGTGATCTTATTGATGGCAAAGTTTCGACTCGAGTTtagataaaatattcaaaattttcatcgAAATTGCAAATGGCTATTTCGATGTGTTCGacgttgaaatttcgaaaatagattttttacttTAGCGACCCTTTATGCCTTAgacttgacacacttacgacttaagccgagagatggcttagtagAAAATGATAGAAACGCGGTTTAACCATTTTCGGAGATTTCGGATCTAATTaagctaagtcgtctctcggctaatcctcaagtctgtcgatGCCCTTACAGTGGTAATCTTCTGAAGAATTGAAGCATTCCACaagacctttaatttgcgcTAACAATAGTCCAATTCTGATCATTTAGACTGGAATGGtagtcattttaaaatttatttttgaacacTTCTTCTGGCCCGGTTAGTCGCAATGGGctaatttcttttttgtttgatttataaaatttgGTAGTGTACTCAACTTGTAGATGGGACGATTGGGTTTTTATTTTATAGCATCAACTTATAACCACCTATCGCCATTTAACCGTTACCGAAAACcgtaagttgatatctcttagcATCATCTCTCCGGAAGATTGTCGGGgtaacaccaaattcaatttcgaaaattAATCTATATCGGACGAGATCTGATGGGATCAGATTTCAACTTTGACCACAGAAATTGTAAAGATCGTAAGATCGTAAAGAGTATCATCGAAATTGATTATAAAATACCGAAAAGTCCGGTCAAGTTTTAACCTGAAGTCTGGTCGAGTTGAGATCAAGGGAGGGCAACCTATTGTTAAGAAAGTTACGAAGAGTTCAGCTACAAGATGCTataatttcatcgaaatcaaaAATGGGATTTAAAGTGTAGGACTAATCGTTTCCGCGGCTAAAGTCCCAGCCGTTATTATGAATTCCCAAAGACTGATTGGGTATGCACGCAATTTGCCTTGTCCGCAGGGTTAGTCCTCTAAATAGGAGGTAAAAGGTGTGCAGCGTGCATCTTTAAGAAAGCCTATTAATGAATATGCCTTCCGGTGACCATAAGACTTCAGGCAGAGTGCCAATACACCTTAGGTGGTGTGCTCTTAACAGACCGTCAGTTGATCCTGATACGAGTACATCAACAAAACCCTAAAAATAGTAATCTTGCCCGGACACCACCACCAGTTCGCTACACTGCCCGGTTTCGACATTtcgaaaagaatatttttcgaatttatgatTCAGAAGACCAATTCGTCTCGTTCAGTAAATAAACCTtctcgatttgagagctctctctggATGGGTTTTtttgtaccgattcgaagataTATTAGAGAGAACTTGCCTAAAAattcgttggaagttcgaacgtttaaaccgacgagttacacaaaagtgaacaagatcatgaaaaggacatttattttaacgttctgccatcctgaaattccacaaaattccACAAAGATTTACTTTtcgcagcaaacgtttacacattctcagcaacgaaagttccctgtttaaacaccgttcagcaaacgcgttaGATTAAATCCTTACGGGTtgggaaaaagcgaacgcggttgaagcaatagttctctttgatggccaccatttttgaacatttgggaggtcGCCACCGTCGCGACAAGTCAAACAAGGAACTCTATCGTTGCTGGGTTGCttttgacgattgaagtgtttGGCttagctttggagtggctttatcTCTTCGAAACGCTATTATAGAATGGAACCATTATTTCCACATCCATGATCGAATTCCGACAAGTGAACCAGGTTTTCGAGCTTTTCGTATCTCAAGTCAGAAAAATCGAAGAGATCAAGGTTTTTTTTCATTCGGAAACTCTAAAATCCAGTGATTCTAAATTTTAAGCATTAATCATGCTATAAACGATAAGCTATTGAGGAAACAAATGTTGATGGTATTCCAAAGTGGGAAGAGGGTGTAGGGGAATGAATCAAATATTACCAACTTCTGGGTGTTCATCGATTCTAAACCTTTACCGAAACCTTCTCTCCAGAAGAGTCGGGTAAAGGAGAGAGGTTTCATCtgggaccacaaaagctgagattgtaaagaaatgCGAGTAGATAGGGAGTCGACCTCAAAATTTTAGTATTACCATTACAAAGACAGTGCTTTATACTTTTAGTATCAGAAGCAAATTGGATAGTAGGAAATAAATGGGTTAGAGATCttcaatatctcaaaatcgtTTTCGATTTTGATGGATTACTTTGCAGATTGAAGTGATTGAGAGACAGCCAATGAGTAGAGATGATCCAAAGTCTGATGCTAGAAAGCGAAATGTGGTGCTTAAAGATTTTGAGGAGAACAGGAATAAAGCGAGTTACCACACTCAGCTGAAAACTGAGTGTTACCAGAAGGCTCAGGAGGCTATTCGGAAGAATATGCCAGGAGTTGCTGGCTACTATACCCAAGTAGCTAATttgcataagaaaaaaatcgatGAATACAATCACAGAGCAGCTAATTGCATTGTTGAAGCGCACAATATAAAACAGCATAATTCTGAGATGCTAGATTTGCACTATTTGCATGTTTCGGAAGCCCTTGTATGCCTGGATGTCTTTCTGGATAGGCATATTGATTACTTGAGGACACAAAAGAAACCATACAAGTTTGTCTTTGTGATTACTGGAAGGGGTCTGCATAGTGCAAAGGGAGTACCTCAGATCAAGCACAATGCTAAGCATCGTTTGCAGCAACGTAGGCTTAAGTAAGTTCAATGTTGAGTCCTCTTGTCCCTTCTCTAGTTGACGAGTTTATTGTATGGCTTTCGCAGATGTACAGAAGTCAATCCGGGACTGCTAAAAGTTAAAGTGTTCTACACTTCAAGAATGTCCGAGGAAGCCTGACCAACACCAAATCCCTACAACAACGACCTCTCACCCTCTTTTTCAGCTTTTTTTGGAGAAGTTGACAAAGAATCATTCGATTTTAGCGCCTCATGAAGGGATTTTAATTTAGAAGTTTAGGCTTAAGGACAAACgaccaaaagttttttttattgttttttctttaaatcatttTCAGGTCACTTAGATAAGTGGAAATTTAAGATACTTAGATATTAAGTGAACGTACCTGAATTATGATTAAGCATTGATAAAAGCAACAAAGACTACTATTTAAGTTCAATAATTGGAAAATGacgaatatttttaatatcttgtTGGAATTATATATCGAGTAAGCAAGTGATATGTTTTCGGACATAAATCGTGTTGTAAGATGCAGAcccttttattttcaaataaatttttacactGGCTCTGTAATAAGAGaaatgcagtttttttttgaagggTAGATGTACAAAAGCATTAATCATAGAAATGATATAAAACGGAACTTAGTTTTTTATGACACTTCTACTTCCGCAGTACTTCTATCTTGGTGTACACTA is from Phlebotomus papatasi isolate M1 chromosome 1, Ppap_2.1, whole genome shotgun sequence and encodes:
- the LOC129797910 gene encoding uncharacterized protein LOC129797910 isoform X1 — encoded protein: MEQENSGGSSSVFADLHEMFGACVPRNVINEIGNRMSWDVTSTVDQLIKYIEAQNEGKAAAAENVKIQYKVSESQENDRDLDVLIESESSVPMQRSDFRGRSTGAIKKQPRESSQKLPHFSDFLKNGPNVFQEAPKKVPAPKPMVHPLMEEICKEINAGIKVMIIMRGLPGSGKTYLGRKIVDETVGGDYRRHIFSSDNFFYDVNGVYKYDIEKLSEAHAFNQNCVFKRAYDGWSPIIVDNTNMKLWEMQIYCKYAVQFGYIVRVLEPTTPWAWNLTRLSQMNEHSVPRESIERMLLKYEKLNGEQELLATFQLSYRVPIPQFRHNPPFRAYEDQSIPEEDPQPIREIHNDLNNPLPSDFTETPQSQSAEKSEASSDDSPIISPERMAIDWPTHEEEINEFWRTGPKAEPDSAKTTAEVKEQRTPRKNSLPENSLLQILKESIMPKKENTTTEKVITLEKHRKGCKNENESFVQVRQIYPTTPIQYLWDIFVNCKGDSEWTVDLILQEETILPQLNESSSNNDFSCCCDGIEYKEIPWDSTTSEIPSEPKKSKDEVNIPTPQRQRNQRTKNVENEDLAAAKRHIEELISIKDEHYSDHVRKIRDIRRGIFPSPSTTSEMTVESPEIAEMGACGLAREDSPSSEGSDPEAEEVIEVDLGDTLINQMENIFVTDSGVYEKPKDVKTAVFMPVSLLRQLHALWLESLFNQLEEQRLKDLKEDEAYARTLQMQDYAKNPDSFLQDGMGLGDRADMEFTWEAYKREQWKDTTPKDLASQLTRAKLYETFPEADKGILDEILASNNYKFVPTVELLMQSLGTDKKNVKDNSLKIIEEIKQENDKIEVIERQPMSRDDPKSDARKRNVVLKDFEENRNKASYHTQLKTECYQKAQEAIRKNMPGVAGYYTQVANLHKKKIDEYNHRAANCIVEAHNIKQHNSEMLDLHYLHVSEALVCLDVFLDRHIDYLRTQKKPYKFVFVITGRGLHSAKGVPQIKHNAKHRLQQRRLKCTEVNPGLLKVKVFYTSRMSEEA